The Juglans regia cultivar Chandler chromosome 16, Walnut 2.0, whole genome shotgun sequence nucleotide sequence atagaaaacaaaaaccgAAAATTTGTAGATTCACCtatttaagttttatatatttgttttttcgtCGTTTCTAGGTGAGCATATTTATTGCAAAATCCttatcctttcttttctctcttccatttctaCCCTCTACCTTGTAAACGTTACTTTGAAGTCAAtggtcaattttattttctttttaaagaaaaattctagttATTATTTCATACATCATATACTAATGTatgagatatattatttttatcattttatttaaatatatatatttaaataaaaaataaaaaagacaaatcacacaaatataaaatatagaaatgataCGTAgtgtttctcttttttaaaactagTCTAATCATCAGTCTTTTTATCTTTTGGAAAGCGTTGTAGCTGAAGGGTCGGTCGGGGCTTAGAATTTAGAAGTCTCGTTCCCCACGTGCtgtttgttttttctccttttttttttttttttttcgttacaGTATAAAAGGTGAAAAGataaacttttaaaaagacCGATATATTTATCTGAACTTGACTTGACTACAGTAATTCACTTGCGAGTAcatatttactaaattaatattattatattattttgaatagaTATTCACTAAATTATAGAACTGCTGACTGCCCATACCATATTAAAATCACACGACTTGAATTTTCTGTTCCAAGTCATCGTCTTCCAAAGGTTAAAGTGCGAAAATGGGAGTTGAATTTACAGTAACAATTTCCTCATAAAAACATTGTTAAAGAGAGTTTCGGGAGGGGTGTCTGTCTGgtttagattgtgtttggatgttgaagtgagttgagttgaattgagttgagatgataaaatattggtagaatattattttttaatattattattattttgaaatttgaaaaaattaaattgtttattatattttgtattgaaatttgaaaaagttgtaatgatgagttgagataagttgagagtaGTTAAAGTCCCCGGGTATTCCCAAGCAATTTCCACCAAAATTCTATTAGTATGTAGCGCCCATGACTTTTTGTTCCATGTGGTGTGAACACTCTTGTGCCCATTTATTTATGAGTGTTAACCAGAATCCGAGTCAAGTCTTCATCCCTTGTCGATTATGCCGGTTTTTCCACCCCCTTAGCAGGTCAATGGCAGTGACtagtcaaattttaattaatttttattaaagtgATATGTATTTTAAgtagttaaaaatttaagagtATTGATATTAATCTTGTCAAATGTCCGTGTCTAGCTAAATTTTGGTTAAAAAGAAGTTTTGATTCATAGAGGAGtttaaatagtttataaataatagaataaaagttgaattatttattatatttagtgtgaaaatttgataaagttattttaaaatttaaaaaaatttaatattttgtgtgagaatttaaaaaaattgtaatgatgagatgagttttgaatccGAACCTCTCCAGTAGCTAAACAATATTCATTTCTCCACTTTTGATCCACTATTTATctctaaaacaatattttactctaaaaatattttcaatagcTACaattggataattaggttgagaaaaaaatagttgaaaaataaaaattttaaataaaaattaaattattaattaatatatagtgtatttataaaattaaaaaaatattattattaaaatatcttatattatatttttatttttattttagaatgaaTAATTCAATATGAACTAGTTTATTCATTGATTTTGACTTTAATCAAGGGAAAAGTCTTCTTACATGCATTTTTGCACACCGAAGTGCACCGACCAGCTaatatagagtttttctttaatgaaacggtttatttttattagaagtAACAATATTTGACACGATCCGTTAACCCAACATGAACACAACACAATTAAAACATGATTGagattgattttaataaatttgaatcAAAATGGATTGACTCGTTAAAACACGATTAATTAACGGATCATATACTTGCAGGAAGAGAATGCTAGGCTCAAGAGGCAGCAAAAGGAGGTGAAAGGACATTAGTAACTTAAGTATCATAAATATGCATCCATTCTTTGGCATTGCAAGAAGTGGAAGCGTCCTTTGCCGACAGTGCTGTGATTTTCTGTGTGGAAcgatatacttcttttgcaaattTGGAACTTGATAGCCTCTGACATCGAtctttacttttaatttatccTGAAATGAGAGAATATTTTTTCCGTTCATTATGGTGCTGTGTGTATCTATGCATAATACGTTCGTCTACTTAATAACATCTTCTGTGAGTAATTGCAGTTTTATTGCTTCCTGTATAATAAGTGGAAATTCTATATCTATGACTATACTAATATGTGTGCCTCACTGATTGTATTGGGCTTTCTTCAAAACTGATGATGACTAGGCCATGATAAGGTTCCCTTCTTGAACATGAATTCAGAATGAATCAAGACAACTTTTGTTTTCCCAATGAAGCAATTCGAATTATTTAGTAATATATTTAACTCTCAGAGCTTTCTTGAAATGCAAGTTGGTTATCAGCTTTTGCTATAATTGTGTTTTCAGCCATGACTAAAAGGGTGTGTTCCATTGCAGCTAGTGGTTAATGATGCTTTCATTCTCTTtacttcttcaaagaaattgcCAATTAGAGCAGCATTGTCGAACTCTTTTGGCTTTGGAGGATCAAATGCATCTCTGCTGTTGactaatgcttttttttttaatagaaatataaGAAGAAGTTAAATTGGACGAGTTAATCGAATATGTAATAAAGTTGGAGAACAATAAGGGCAAGAAGGACGCTCTACTTCTTtcttcaagttttaaatttgtttagatatgtatttttattatatttgagattgtaacattaatatgtttacaatgtgtgttttgtttattatatttgtgatgtaattttaatatgtttacaatgtgtgtggatcgtattttaataataatattttaacattattagtaACCTCCCCGCCCCGCCCATCACTCAGTACCCCTcccttatttaatataaaaaataatatttttaatatttatataaatatattatatatagatatatacaatttgttaacaagaaattgaattcaagttaatggTTGTCTTAACCTcttaggccaacctttatataggaggcaaAGGCAATACGATAGTCATATTTAATCAATGTGAGACTTATTGTAGCAATCCAAAATAAAACTCTCATgagtttatattcttttttaatgcataaattttaatttataatttaaattatattataatttgggttaaaaaaaaatttagatccaaaaaaaatttatagacccAATGGGTCATTAGGTTGAGCGGGGGGCAGGGAGGGGGTGCACCCGCACCCCTAGTCGGAGGATAGCAGAATACTGTTGGATGCATCAGAGATAATAATTCTACAATGGGACTCCACGATGTCAGAAgaaacgagagagagaatgatttTTGAGTCCGATCGCCAGGAGGTTGATCGTTACTTACATGCCATCGATGAAATCCAACGGTCTCCAATGTAGCTGTTGGTGGCCAGAATGTGCCGGCTAATCTCTGATCCCAACTCAAACTCCTTTCTAGCTAGGCACTCAACCACGGTTTCCTTGCAGCCCCTCAACCCAATTGGTGCGAAGAAGACGGAAGTGCTTTCCTTTTGCGAGACAGAGACAGAATaccttctttgtttttgtttttgttttcttcatttattttttaattgaaaatgcCGGGTCAGCATTGGTTTGCAGTTTGGCAAGATGTGGTTTGGTTCGTTCGCCAAACCACTTGTACTTAGCAAAATTGTTAATCAAAACTTCaacttttaactaaattttagatttgataATAACTAGACAATTGCCAATACTCTAACATAAgtagttttttctcttttttcttttgaaacaagTAATACATGATAAACAGATAAGGTTCACTCCAATTTATGAAGGAATTTACATTTTTGAGTCATATTTTGGTGATGATCCATGACGCTGATGCTTTTGGCAAGGAGAGGTGAGGTTGTGAACAGATGCAACCTAACAGTCTCAAGAACTTTTAGAGCTTCCTTCTCTTTGGGTTCTCTTCACAATTAAACTCTTAAAAGCATTATTATTGGATTATGTAAAtgtaaagtaaaatttatataatataacatggTTTTAcatttgactattccattcaaaatttattttcacattagattatcaatctattagtcaaaataataataaaatattataaatttaataatagttttttaaaatattttttttctattaattttatttttctaaattaagagttatctgaaaatacattaatataagtGCAGAGTAATATTCATAGAGTGCagtaaatacattctaaatatttaatacaacaccATTGAAAAAACACATATGTCTATTACATTTTTACCTTAAAAAACCATCcattaattttccttttgtttttagcTCAATTCCAGTCCTGAGAGCACTAAAACAAAgcacaaatctaaaaaaaaaaaattcttaaatatgaAAGATTGAACCTAATAATAACAGGCAAAAAAACGAAAATTTTAAAACGAAATAAatgatgcagaaaaaaaaagtaaaggaatgaaataaaaaatgatgtagaagaaaagtaaaggaaataaaaatatttttgaatcaATTTGACTTAGGTACGGTGACAATCAAATATAACCAACAATCCTAAATTGctatagttaaaagttaaattcttttaaaattacataatttaatataaactattttCGAGCTTCGTTGTATTTACATTTGTTGCAAAATTCAACCAGGATGCACTCACAATTTATATATCATTGTTTTTACTcacaaaaaattgatagaacttTGCCCACCTTTTCCCTTTGTTGTGCACGGACGGAGGGAGATTGGCTGAGACAGATCCCTGTCCAATCCCTGAAGAATTTACAGTGGGAAAACACCCGGTCCCACGCGACGAGTAGTCTCTTCCAGCTAAGTTACTTAAAAGAATTTGAAAGATTTTTCAATCCTCCGGCCCCTTTCTTTTGCACATCTCTACTCCTACCGTTATATATAATTCCCCATTACACGTTTCCTTTCCTTGCTTATCAGTCTTCGCTTTCTCTTCACTACTTTCTATCTCTGGATCTGTGATTAATAACATCTTTTCAGACACTGCTACAAAACTGAGTGCCTGTTTGCCGCCGCCATGGCAGCCCTTttactctctttctttctctccctcttcatcTCCGCTTTCATCTTGGCAGGTTCGTTGTCTTGCTCTTTCTCACACTCTCACGCGCATACGGTTAAGTTTGctgcattttctttttgggtttcttGCATTCCGTACTctgtaatttcaaatttttatggaAACTCGAGAATTTTGATTTCAGTAAAAATAACTTGAGGGTATTTGTATCAGAATGATTGCTGGAAAACTGAAAACTGAAAAGGTCTTTTAATTTACCTGTCTTTCCGAGTTACAGATTCCCAGTCATTCATCGGTGTCAACTACGGCCAAGTCGCCGACAACCTTCCACCACCGGAGGCCACCGCGAGTCTCCTCAAGTCCACTTCCATCGGAAAAGTCAGGCTCTATGGCGCCGACCCCTCCATCATCAAGGCCCTCGCCAACACAGGAATCGGCATCGTCATCGGCACCGCCAACGGCGACATCCCGGCGCTGGCGTCCGATCCCAACTCGGCGATCCAGTGGGTGAAGTCGAACGTCCTACCCTACTACCCGTCGAGCAAAATCATCCTCATCACCGTCGGCAACGAGGTCATAACCTCCATGGACCAGGGCTTGATTTCTCAGCTCCTTCCCGCCATGAAGAATATCCAAAACGCTCTCAACTCGGTCTCGCTGGGTGGAAAGGTGAAGGTCTCGTCAGTTCACTCCATGGCCGTGTTATCTCAATCGGACCCGCCCTCGTCCGGATCATTCAGTCCCGGTTTCCAGGACGCGCTCAAGGGCTTGTTGGAGTTCCAGAGGGATAATGGCTCCCCCTTTGCCATCAACCCTTACCCCTTCTTCGCCTACCAGAGCGATTCCAGGCCTGAAACGCTCGCGTTTTGCCTGTTCCAGCCCAACGCGGGACGAGTCGACTCGGGAAATGGGATAAAGTACATGAACATGTTCGATGCGCAGGTGAGTTTTCACTGCTCTGGTCCCATTAATGTATTTGACTGccagtttatttgattttttttaaatattaaaagaactGCCAGTAAATTGTGTGTTTTTTATTCAAAGGGAAATGCTCTTCCCGGGCCAccgattattttttttaatttttttagttagtAATTAAGtagtatgtatttttaaatgtatatgtgatttttttttaaatatttaaatagtttaaaatgaaaataaaagtaaattttttttaactgatcTGCGTGGCCGTAGcaacgtcttttttttttaataaaattaaaataatttaaaataaaaattaaaaagtgaatgaaatattattaaaatattattttttaatattattattattttaaaaattaaaaaattaaaatttttattatattttatattaaaatttaagaaaattataataatgaaatgagctgagttgaaattatttttcaattataatttttttttcatagagtgtagagatattttttagaagaaaaaatctacacaacttcaTGTTATTAACAGAACCTCCAtgtactatattttttttaatttttattatttttttcttttataaaaaatttaatatataaataatgaatagaataattaaattaatttaaaaaaaataaattaaaaataaatattaaaaattttaaaaattaaaaaattttaaaaaatgtgagatGTATAAGTTGGAGAGGTTGTGTATTATTGCTCTTTTTAAAAGTGTGATGTGTGAGATAGTAAATAATGATTTAAGAGaaagtttttcatttaaaaaacgttaaaaaaaaaaaatgaattagcTGTCAGCCGTAAGAACTGGGCTGTCATTGTCCAATAccaaatatataagttttgtgtTAGTATTTTGTAAGAAGgtggataagaaaaaaaaaagatttttcacaatattttataataaaatcatatttttatagaCGGTCCAAAACTTGTACATTTAAGATTTGtatttggtattattattttttacttaattatcgTTACtctattcttatttatttatttttgtttaatagtATGTCCATGTCTGCTAGTTAAAGAGGGTAGTGAACGTTATTTTGATTTGAGCATTTtgattcaaatatttttttatataattttaaaaaaaattgatttgtgtGGATTTCAAAGTTGACAATACTAAATATTGTCcgtaaattataaatagtagaaagttttaaaatactaaaattataagaaaatatga carries:
- the LOC109003291 gene encoding glucan endo-1,3-beta-glucosidase 7: MAALLLSFFLSLFISAFILADSQSFIGVNYGQVADNLPPPEATASLLKSTSIGKVRLYGADPSIIKALANTGIGIVIGTANGDIPALASDPNSAIQWVKSNVLPYYPSSKIILITVGNEVITSMDQGLISQLLPAMKNIQNALNSVSLGGKVKVSSVHSMAVLSQSDPPSSGSFSPGFQDALKGLLEFQRDNGSPFAINPYPFFAYQSDSRPETLAFCLFQPNAGRVDSGNGIKYMNMFDAQVDAVRSALNAMGFKDIEILIAETGWPYSGDSNEVGPSVENARAYNGNLIAHLRSMAGTPLMPGKSVDTYIFALYDENLKPGPGSERAFGLFKPDLSMTYDVGLSKSSQTPSTNPAIPSPNPTVSGWCLPKGGVSDAQLQANLDYACGHGIDCSSIQPGGACFEPNTVSSHAAYAMNLYYQTVGKNPINCDFSQTAAVTSKNPSYNACIYPGGST